A stretch of the Lolium perenne isolate Kyuss_39 chromosome 3, Kyuss_2.0, whole genome shotgun sequence genome encodes the following:
- the LOC127341058 gene encoding uncharacterized protein isoform X2 has product MATPSYRLAAAVTAPSTSEFLVVRQLPPPSPPSTAPGEEEYRRYVDSDLYDLPSAPLRRLAADEEPVPPGVAVGGVEDGRLDLSRFDVPAALDQILNQLGLTSAMCGEWRLLKYIEEPEFGPDAGVNTVLVVGSLESKPEVLQDSCKWMSKEGGWELLSGVKPGGTRIGPYVYIGFPKSELSSNCIAASALASQEYPPGLMLIPMKSRTLSPFRTTNLVVVQANGGACGSKRSDFFACGDALLIDPGCCSQVHTELADLVNSLPKKLVVLVTHHHNDHIDGLSVVQRCNPDAVLLTHQNTMKRIGKGNWSSGYTAVTGGENICIGDQELQVVFAPGHTDGHMGVLHVNTNALIVGDHCVGHGSATLDSRAGGNMKDYFQTTYKFLDMSPHVLVPMHGRVNLWPKHMLCGYLRNRRAREASMLQSIENGAQTLFDIVSRTYCDVDRKLWIPASFNVRLHVEHLNSQHKLPKDFSLEKFNESCGEFVSSLL; this is encoded by the exons ATGGCCACCCCCTCGTACCGGCTCGCCGCGGCGGTCACGGCCCCCTCGACCAGCGAGTTCCTCGTCGTCCGGCAGCTGCCCCCGCCATCCCCGCCATCCACCGCGCCGGGGGAGGAGGAGTACCGGCGGTACGTCGACAGCGACCTCTACGACCTCCCGTCCGCACCCCTGCGGCGCCTCGCGGCGGACGAGGAGCCAGTCCCGCCGGGCGTGGCCGTCGGCGGCGTGGAGGACGGCCGCCTCGACCTCTCGCGCTTCGACGTCCCCGCCGCTCTCGACCAG ATTCTGAACCAATTGGGCTTGACGAGTGCAATGTGCGGGGAGTGGAGGCTCCTGAAGTACATCGAGGAACCGGAATTCGGCCCGGACGCGGGTGTCAACACGGTGCTCGTCGTTGGGTCTCTGGAGTCGAAACCGGAGGTGTTGCAAG ATTCCTGTAAGTGGATGTCCAAGGAGGGAGGCTGGGAACTGCTGTCTGGAGTGAAGCCCGGCGGTACTCGAATCGGGCCATATGTGTACATTGGGTTCCCAAAGTCAGAGCTGTCCTCAAATTGCATCGCTGCCTCTGCATTGGCCTCCCAG GAATACCCTCCTGGATTGATGCTTATACCGATGAAGAGTAGGACCTTATCGCCTTTCCGTACGACTAATCTCGTGGTAGTACAAGCAAACGGTGGTGCATGTGGATCGAAGCGTTCTGATTTTTTTGCTTGTGGTGATGCTCTACTGATAGATCCTGGATGTTGCTCTCAGGTTCATACAGAG CTTGCAGATCTTGTCAATTCCCTTCCAAAGAAGTTAGTGGTCCTTGTTACACATCATCATAACGATCATATCGATG GTCTTTCGGTTGTTCAGAGATGCAATCCTGATGCTGTTCTTTTGACACACCAAAACACTATGAAGCGAATAGGGAAAG GGAATTGGTCAAGTGGCTATACTGCAGTGACTGGAGGTGAAAACATATGTATAGGTGACCAAGAACTACAAGTTGTTTTTGCTCCT GGTCATACAGATGGTCATATGGGTGTTCTCCATGTCAATACTAATGCACTAATTGTTGGAGATCACTGTGTAGG GCATGGAAGTGCAACATTGGACAGTAGAGCTGGTGGCAACATGAAG GACTATTTCCAAACCACATACAAATTCTTGGATATGTCCCCACACGTGTTAGTTCCAATGCATGGAAGAGTCAACCTATGGCCTAAGCATATGCTTTGTGGATACCTCAG GAATCGAAGGGCTAGAGAAGCCTCTATGCTGCAATCCATAGAGAATGGGGCTCAAACTCTGTTTGACATAGTTTCAAGGACTTATTGTGATGTAGACAGGAAATTATGGATTCCTGCTTCCTTTAATGTCCGCCTTCATGTCGAACATTTGAACTCTCAACATAAACTTCCTAAG GATTTCTCCTTAGAGAAGTTCAATGAAAGTTGCGGTGAATTTGTGTCTAGCCTGCTTTGA
- the LOC127341059 gene encoding uncharacterized protein isoform X2 yields the protein MLEEEQEAALDEENIGGSKNAGGGMPSRRRRCESASDGALLKRERLLRRRPKISHPPASMSPPPLDHKDTSTSCAIMPDPASSPSAALGLPRKRHIRCAAWPWPQWWDMASQERSSTRVQGITKFMPLVVPSDFEKACSWCS from the exons atgctggaggaggagcaggaggcggCTCTCGACGAGGAGAACATCGGTGGAAGCAAGAACGCCGGCGGCGGGATGCCTTCACGTCGGAGGCGGTGTGAGAGCGCCAgcgacggagcacttctcaaaagggAAAGATTGTTGCGTCGCCGCCCCAAG ATCTCTCATCCCCCCGCGTCCATGTCGCCTCCTCCTCTAGATCACAAGGACACCTCCACTTCCTGCGCCATCATGCCGGACCCTGCTTCTTCCCCGTCTGCCGCGCTAGGGCTGCCGAGGAAGCGCCACATACGCTGTGCCGCATGGCCGTGGCCACAGTGGTGGGACATGGCCAGCCAA GAAAGAAGCTCAACCAGGGTCCAGGGGATTACGAAGTTCATGCCACTGGTGGTCCCTTCAG ATTTTGAGAAAGCTTGCTCATGGTGCAGCTAG
- the LOC127341059 gene encoding uncharacterized protein isoform X1 yields MLEEEQEAALDEENIGGSKNAGGGMPSRRRRCESASDGALLKRERLLRRRPKISHPPASMSPPPLDHKDTSTSCAIMPDPASSPSAALGLPRKRHIRCAAWPWPQWWDMASQERSSTRVQGITKFMPLVVPSGHLPFHPPHLDFEKACSWCS; encoded by the exons atgctggaggaggagcaggaggcggCTCTCGACGAGGAGAACATCGGTGGAAGCAAGAACGCCGGCGGCGGGATGCCTTCACGTCGGAGGCGGTGTGAGAGCGCCAgcgacggagcacttctcaaaagggAAAGATTGTTGCGTCGCCGCCCCAAG ATCTCTCATCCCCCCGCGTCCATGTCGCCTCCTCCTCTAGATCACAAGGACACCTCCACTTCCTGCGCCATCATGCCGGACCCTGCTTCTTCCCCGTCTGCCGCGCTAGGGCTGCCGAGGAAGCGCCACATACGCTGTGCCGCATGGCCGTGGCCACAGTGGTGGGACATGGCCAGCCAA GAAAGAAGCTCAACCAGGGTCCAGGGGATTACGAAGTTCATGCCACTGGTGGTCCCTTCAGGTCATCTTCCTTTTCACCCTCCCCACCTAG ATTTTGAGAAAGCTTGCTCATGGTGCAGCTAG
- the LOC127339189 gene encoding glycosyltransferase BC10, producing the protein MASNTAKTMQLLHLGMLNLFPVLLLISFGFVLGKIGSATFSPESYLPNFRALSPTPASKKACVKLPTFMESGRFTASSGGPMHNMTDEELLWRASMEPRRSTQVSTVPKVAFLFLVQGALPLWPLWEIFFNGQDKELYSIYVHASPGYTDLAPKESVFYGRLIPSQGTKWGDMNLVDAERRLLATALLDLGNARFALFSESCIPLLGFPAVYAHLTGGSNTNVIFVDSYPIKERHDPFFADRNISLAQWRKGSQWFEMDRTTAVEVVAEERWYAVFRGDHGMLNMEEHYLPTLVTLLRWGARCKNRTLTYVDWSTRREHPRSFPEKDITAELLEGMRQGDGKCGYKYHGDDDGASEVEFCHLFARKFSKDALTKLIQLAPELWLV; encoded by the exons ATGGCCAGCAACACAGCCAAGACCATGCAACTCCTTCATTTGGGGATGCTCAATTTGTTTCCCGTGCTGCTCCTCATCTCCTTCGGCTTTGTACTAGGCAAGATTGGCAGCGCAACCTTCTCCCCAGAATCCTACCTCCCTAATTTCCGAGCACTGTCGCCAACCCCAGCATCGAAAAAAGCATGTGTCAAGCTGCCGACGTTTATGGAGTCTGGGCGCTTTACGGCGAGCAGTGGTGGTCCGATGCACAACATGACTGACGAGGAGCTCCTGTGGAGGGCGTCCATGGAGCCTAGGCGGTCTACCCAGGTGTCGACCGTGCCCAAG GtcgccttcctcttcctggtgcaAGGGGCCCTGCCATTGTGGCCGTTGTGGGAGATATTCTTCAACGGACAGGATAAAGAGCTGTATTCCATCTACGTGCACGCAAGTCCCGGCTACACCGACTTGGCCCCAAAGGAGTCCGTCTTCTACGGCCGCCTGATACCAAGCCAGGGCACGAAATGGGGCGACATGAACCTGGTTGACGCGGAGCGGCGACTCCTGGCGACGGCGCTGTTGGACCTTGGGAACGCGCGGTTCGCACTCTTCTCGGAGTCGTGCATCCCGCTCCTGGGCTTCCCAGCCGTATATGCCCACCTCACTGGCGGCTCCAACACCAATGTTATCTTCGTCGACAGCTACCCCATCAAAGAGCGACATGACCCCTTCTTTGCCGACCGCAACATCAGCCTCGCGCAGTGGCGCAAGGGGTCCCAGTGGTTCGAGATGGACCGGACCACCGCTGTCGAGGTCGTTGCCGAGGAACGGTGGTACGCCGTGTTCCGGGGAGACCATGGCATGCTGAACATGGAGGAGCACTACTTGCCGACGCTGGTGACCCTGTTGCGCTGGGGTGCGCGGTGCAAGAACCGGACGCTCACGTACGTGGACTGGAGCACCCGGCGCGAGCACCCCAGAAGCTTCCCAGAGAAGGACATCACGGCTGAGCTGCTCGAGGGGATGAGACAAGGGGATGGCAAGTGCGGGTACAAGTACCATGGCGACGATGACGGTGCCAGCGAGGTGGAGTTCTGCCACCTGTTCGCGCGTAAGTTCTCAAAGGACGCCCTGACAAAGCTGATCCAGCTCGCGCCTGAGCTTTGGCTGGTCTGA
- the LOC127341058 gene encoding uncharacterized protein isoform X1, with the protein MATPSYRLAAAVTAPSTSEFLVVRQLPPPSPPSTAPGEEEYRRYVDSDLYDLPSAPLRRLAADEEPVPPGVAVGGVEDGRLDLSRFDVPAALDQILNQLGLTSAMCGEWRLLKYIEEPEFGPDAGVNTVLVVGSLESKPEVLQDSCKWMSKEGGWELLSGVKPGGTRIGPYVYIGFPKSELSSNCIAASALASQEYPPGLMLIPMKSRTLSPFRTTNLVVVQANGGACGSKRSDFFACGDALLIDPGCCSQVHTELADLVNSLPKKLVVLVTHHHNDHIDGLSVVQRCNPDAVLLTHQNTMKRIGKGNWSSGYTAVTGGENICIGDQELQVVFAPGHTDGHMGVLHVNTNALIVGDHCVGHGSATLDSRAGGNMKDYFQTTYKFLDMSPHVLVPMHGRVNLWPKHMLCGYLRNRRAREASMLQSIENGAQTLFDIVSRTYCDVDRKLWIPASFNVRLHVEHLNSQHKLPKYFSMEKFQSSYGINFLCRWAVAYALSRTSPAILAGSALAGGLVVAYALGRNAGNQPQDSARR; encoded by the exons ATGGCCACCCCCTCGTACCGGCTCGCCGCGGCGGTCACGGCCCCCTCGACCAGCGAGTTCCTCGTCGTCCGGCAGCTGCCCCCGCCATCCCCGCCATCCACCGCGCCGGGGGAGGAGGAGTACCGGCGGTACGTCGACAGCGACCTCTACGACCTCCCGTCCGCACCCCTGCGGCGCCTCGCGGCGGACGAGGAGCCAGTCCCGCCGGGCGTGGCCGTCGGCGGCGTGGAGGACGGCCGCCTCGACCTCTCGCGCTTCGACGTCCCCGCCGCTCTCGACCAG ATTCTGAACCAATTGGGCTTGACGAGTGCAATGTGCGGGGAGTGGAGGCTCCTGAAGTACATCGAGGAACCGGAATTCGGCCCGGACGCGGGTGTCAACACGGTGCTCGTCGTTGGGTCTCTGGAGTCGAAACCGGAGGTGTTGCAAG ATTCCTGTAAGTGGATGTCCAAGGAGGGAGGCTGGGAACTGCTGTCTGGAGTGAAGCCCGGCGGTACTCGAATCGGGCCATATGTGTACATTGGGTTCCCAAAGTCAGAGCTGTCCTCAAATTGCATCGCTGCCTCTGCATTGGCCTCCCAG GAATACCCTCCTGGATTGATGCTTATACCGATGAAGAGTAGGACCTTATCGCCTTTCCGTACGACTAATCTCGTGGTAGTACAAGCAAACGGTGGTGCATGTGGATCGAAGCGTTCTGATTTTTTTGCTTGTGGTGATGCTCTACTGATAGATCCTGGATGTTGCTCTCAGGTTCATACAGAG CTTGCAGATCTTGTCAATTCCCTTCCAAAGAAGTTAGTGGTCCTTGTTACACATCATCATAACGATCATATCGATG GTCTTTCGGTTGTTCAGAGATGCAATCCTGATGCTGTTCTTTTGACACACCAAAACACTATGAAGCGAATAGGGAAAG GGAATTGGTCAAGTGGCTATACTGCAGTGACTGGAGGTGAAAACATATGTATAGGTGACCAAGAACTACAAGTTGTTTTTGCTCCT GGTCATACAGATGGTCATATGGGTGTTCTCCATGTCAATACTAATGCACTAATTGTTGGAGATCACTGTGTAGG GCATGGAAGTGCAACATTGGACAGTAGAGCTGGTGGCAACATGAAG GACTATTTCCAAACCACATACAAATTCTTGGATATGTCCCCACACGTGTTAGTTCCAATGCATGGAAGAGTCAACCTATGGCCTAAGCATATGCTTTGTGGATACCTCAG GAATCGAAGGGCTAGAGAAGCCTCTATGCTGCAATCCATAGAGAATGGGGCTCAAACTCTGTTTGACATAGTTTCAAGGACTTATTGTGATGTAGACAGGAAATTATGGATTCCTGCTTCCTTTAATGTCCGCCTTCATGTCGAACATTTGAACTCTCAACATAAACTTCCTAAG TACTTCTCAATGGAGAAGTTTCAGTCGAGCTACGGAATAAATTTCCTTTGCCGGTGGGCGGTGGCGTATGCGCTATCCAGGACCTCGCCAGCCATCCTTGCGGGGAGTGCCCTCGCCGGTGGTTTGGTGGTTGCTTATGCTCTCGGGAGGAACGCCGGTAACCAGCCCCAGGATTCTGCAAGGCGGTAA